The following are from one region of the Vitis riparia cultivar Riparia Gloire de Montpellier isolate 1030 chromosome 9, EGFV_Vit.rip_1.0, whole genome shotgun sequence genome:
- the LOC117922452 gene encoding auxin-binding protein ABP19a-like: MCLTTTALTPKSPVKMLHVLLFFYFLVSSSHAAVQDFCVADLKAPQGPAGYSCKTPAKVTVDDFVYSGLGVAGNTSNFIKASINTAFADKFPGLNGLGLSMARVDLAPGGAIPMHSHPGASETLLVAKGSVIAAFVSSDNTVYSKTLKEGDIMVFPQGLLHFEVNTGRTPALIWVSFSSSNPGLQIMSYALFSSSLPSELIEKTTFLDDDEVKRLKALLGGSG, encoded by the coding sequence ATGTGCCTGACCACCACAGCCCTTACACCAAAGTCACCAGTGAAAATGCTTCACgttcttctcttcttttatttccttgtGTCCTCCTCTCATGCAGCAGTCCAAGACTTCTGCGTGGCGGACCTGAAAGCCCCACAAGGTCCTGCAGGCTACTCCTGCAAGACGCCTGCAAAAGTAACAGTTGATGACTTCGTGTACTCAGGCCTAGGTGTGGCTGGAAACACCTCAAACTTCATCAAAGCTTCCATAAACACAGCATTTGCTGATAAATTCCCAGGCCTAAATGGTCTTGGTCTCTCCATGGCTCGGGTGGACCTGGCCCCCGGCGGTGCGATTCCAATGCACAGCCACCCTGGTGCTTCGGAGACGCTACTTGTGGCCAAGGGCTCTGTCATTGCTGCTTTCGTCTCTTCAGATAATACTGTCTACTCGAAGACACTCAAAGAGGGAGATATCATGGTTTTCCCTCAAGGCTTGCTGCATTTCGAGGTGAATACTGGCCGGACGCCGGCACTCATTTGGGTTAGCTTCAGTAGCTCGAACCCCGGCCTGCAGATCATGAGCTATGCGCTGTTTAGCAGCAGCTTGCCTTCTGAATTGATAGAGAAGACCACCTttcttgatgatgatgaagtgAAGAGGCTCAAGGCTCTTCTTGGGGGGTCTGGCTAG
- the LOC117921634 gene encoding germin-like protein: MLHILALFSFLLVSSSHAAVQDFCVADLTAPQGPAGYSCKTPAEVTADDFVYSGLSQPGNTSSLFNAAINTAFVDKFPGLNGLGLSMARADIAPGGVVPMHTHHGASETILIAKGSITAGFISSDNTVYLKTLKEGDIMVFPQGLLHFQVNTGRTQALFWVSFSSSNPGLQILSNALFSNNLPSELIEKTTFLDDDEVKRLKALLGGSG; encoded by the coding sequence ATGCTTCACATTCTTGCCTTGTTTTCCTTCCTCCTTGTCTCCTCCTCCCATGCAGCAGTCCAAGATTTCTGTGTGGCGGACTTGACAGCCCCACAAGGCCCTGCAGGCTACTCCTGCAAGACGCCTGCAGAAGTAACAGCAGACGATTTCGTGTATTCAGGCTTAAGTCAGCCTGGAAACACCTCAAGCCTCTTCAATGCTGCCATCAACACAGCATTTGTTGATAAATTCCCAGGCCTAAATGGCCTTGGCCTCTCCATGGCACGAGCAGACATAGCCCCTGGCGGTGTGGTTCCAATGCACACTCACCACGGCGCTTCAGAGACAATTCTTATAGCCAAGGGCTCTATCACTGCTGGTTTCATTTCTTCAGATAATACCGTCTACTTGAAGACACTCAAGGAGGGAGATATCATGGTTTTCCCTCAAGGGTTGCTGCATTTCCAGGTGAACACTGGTCGGACACAGGCACTTTTTTGGGTTAGCTTCAGTAGCTCGAACCCTGGCCTCCAAATCCTCAGCAATGCGCTGTTTAGCAACAACTTGCCTTCTGAATTGATAGAGAAGACCACTTttcttgatgatgatgaagtgAAGAGACTCAAGGCTCTTCTTGGTGGTTCTGGGTAA
- the LOC117922749 gene encoding uncharacterized protein LOC117922749, with protein sequence MLFTIYISLIFMETRRVMQIFQESMLKLWNEWEVVPQFYLASSYKLSSSTLASDESTQLNPGSESLFGLILVSRLGGNCFTGYPFQQPRRFRGTLSDSQGDLGFV encoded by the exons ATGCTGTTTACAATTTACAT CAGTTTGATTTTCATGGAGACGAGGCGGGTAATGCAGATTTTCCAAGAAAGTATGCTCAAGCTTTGGAATGAATGGGAGGTCGTGCCACAGTTCTACTTAGCCTCTTCCTACAAATTGTCGTCATCAACTTTGGCATCCGACGAAAGTACACAGTTAAACCCTGGATCAGAATCCTTGTTTGGTTTAATTCTCGTCAGCAGATTGGGTGGCAACTGTTTCACCGGGTACCCTTTCCAACAGCCAAGGAGATTTAGGGGTACCCTCTCCGACAGCCAAGGAGATTTAGGCTTCGTGTGA
- the LOC117922685 gene encoding auxin-binding protein ABP19a-like, whose product MLHILLLFSFLLSTSPAAAKDFCVADFKATQGLAGYQCKVPEEVVVDDLVYSGLNVAGNFSDIPKSAINTVFVDQLPGLNGLGLSMARLDLSLGGVIPLHSHPGRSEVLLVTQGSIIAGFISSNNIAYMKTLKKGDIMVFPKGLLHFQVKSGPVPALLWSSFSSSNPGQQVLSNALFSNNLPSELIEKVTFLDELEVEKLKVLFGGSG is encoded by the coding sequence ATGCTTCACAttcttctcttattttctttccttttgtccACCTCTCCTGCAGCAGCCAAAGACTTCTGTGTGGCAGACTTCAAAGCCACACAAGGCCTAGCAGGCTACCAGTGCAAGGTGCCTGAAGAAGTAGTAGTAGATGACCTTGTGTATTCAGGCCTAAATGTGGCTGGAAACTTCTCAGACATCCCCAAATCTGCGATCAACACAGTGTTTGTTGACCAATTGCCAGGCCTAAATGGTCTTGGTCTTTCAATGGCACGATTGGACCTATCCCTTGGCGGGGTGATTCCACTGCACAGTCACCCTGGCCGTTCAGAGGTGCTACTTGTTACCCAGGGCTCTATTATTGCTGGTTTCATTTCTTCGAATAATATTGCCTACATGAAGACACTCAAAAAGGGAGATATTATGGTTTTCCCTAAAGGTTTGCTGCATTTCCAGGTGAAATCTGGTCCAGTACCAGCACTTCTCTGGTCTAGCTTCAGTAGCTCAAACCCCGGCCAACAAGTCCTCAGCAATGCACTGTTTAGCAACAACTTGCCTTCTGAATTGATAGAGAAGGTCACCTTTCTTGATGAACTTGAAGTTGAGAAACTCAAAGTTCTTTTTGGTGGTTCTGGGTAA